The Pricia mediterranea genome includes a window with the following:
- a CDS encoding XRE family transcriptional regulator, with the protein MAKKKKITMTVEKTDTGFSAFSEDYPIFTTGQSIPELINNTYEATEFYFEEEAIKLDHKDIRFEIDFKQFFKFYKVINAKFLAEKIGMNATLLSQYVQGHKKPSAKQTEKILSGIHRIGQELSEINLLQTA; encoded by the coding sequence ATGGCCAAGAAGAAGAAAATAACGATGACAGTCGAGAAAACGGACACCGGATTTTCGGCATTCTCGGAGGACTATCCAATATTTACGACCGGACAGTCCATTCCTGAACTGATCAACAATACCTACGAAGCGACGGAATTTTATTTCGAGGAAGAGGCGATAAAGCTGGACCACAAGGACATCAGGTTTGAAATCGACTTCAAACAGTTCTTCAAATTTTATAAAGTGATCAATGCCAAGTTTCTCGCGGAGAAAATCGGAATGAACGCTACGTTGTTGTCCCAATACGTACAGGGACATAAAAAACCTTCGGCCAAACAGACCGAGAAAATACTAAGCGGAATTCACCGGATCGGACAGGAACTTTCGGAAATAAATCTATTGCAGACGGCATAA